A genomic window from Vanessa cardui chromosome Z, ilVanCard2.1, whole genome shotgun sequence includes:
- the LOC124543133 gene encoding keratin, type I cytoskeletal 9-like, translated as MRAFVVLACVALAYGRPEPPVGYSYSAPSSSYGTPSLGHGGSHSSGLSLGGHSSGGLSLGGGQSSGGISFSGSSLSGGGFNGGIGGGLSSGLGGGFAGDAGFSGISGGFSGAPLVQKHIYVHVPPPEPQEQRLPRITPVAPPQKHYKIIFIKAPTPPTPVAPIIPVQQQNEEKTLVYVLVKKPEEQPDIVIPTLAPTQPSKPEVYFIKYQTQKESSGIGGGAIGGGDISGGSIGGGSIGGGSFEGGSLSGGIGGAEISGGSGIDSSSLIGAGSHGGAEISSDFGASGGDASGSISGHGGATSSQYGPPGHVAGPLH; from the exons ATGCGCGCTTTCGTG gtACTCGCCTGTGTGGCGCTGGCCTATGGCCGCCCTGAACCTCCCGTAGGATACAGCTACTCGGCTCCTTCTAGTAGCTATGGAACTCCTTCTCTTGGACACGGTGGAAGCCATTCAAGCGGGCTTTCCTTAGGAGGTCACTCTTCTGGTGGATTATCATTAGGCGGTGGTCAATCTTCTGGCGGAATCTCCTTCTCCGGTAGCAGCTTGAGTGGTGGCGGATTTAACGGAGGAATTGGCGGCGGACTTAGCAGCGGATTAGGCGGTGGTTTCGCTGGTGATGCTGGATTCTCAGGAATCTCTGGTGGATTCTCTGGTGCCCCACTCGTACAGAAGCACATTTACGTTCACGTTCCTCCACCAGAACCTCAAGAGCAGAGACTTCCTCGCATCACACCTGTTGCTCCTCCCCAGAAACACTACAAGATCATCTTCATCAAGGCTCCGACTCCACCCACTCCTGTTGCTCCCATCATTCCTGTCCAACAACAAAACGAAGAGAAAACTCTCGTATACGTTTTGGTTAAGAAGCCCGAAGAACAGCCTGATATCGTTATCCCCACTCTTGCGCCTACTCAGCCTTCCAAACCCGAAGTATACTTCATCAAATACCAAACACAGAAGGAGTCCTCTGGTATTGGCGGTGGTGCTATCGGTGGTGGTGACATCAGCGGCGGATCTATTGGAGGTGGTTCTATCGGAGGTGGTTCTTTCGAAGGTGGTTCCCTCAGCGGTGGTATTGGCGGTGCTGAAATTAGCGGAGGTTCCGGTATCGATAGCTCATCCCTAATCGGCGCTGGTAGTCACGGTGGAGCTGAAATCTCCTCTGACTTCGGAGCTAGCGGTGGTGATGCAAGCGGATCCATCAGTGGACACGGTGGTGCAACTAGCTCACAATACGGTCCCCCTGGTCACGTTGCTGGTCCCCTTCACTAA